A region from the uncultured Bacteroides sp. genome encodes:
- the lysS gene encoding lysine--tRNA ligase has product MNILELSEQEIIRRNSLNELRAMGIEPYPAAEYVTNAFSTDIKAEFKEGEEGEPRQVCIAGRMMSRRVMGKASFIELQDSKGRIQVYVTRDDICPEENKDLYTTVFKRLLDLGDFIGIEGFVFKTQMGEISIHARKLTILGKSIKPLPTVKYKDGVVFDSFEDPEMRYRQRYVDLVVNDGVKEIFIKRNKVYTSMRDFFNERGYMEVETPILQAIPGGAAARPFMTHHNALDIPLYLRIADELYLKRLIVGGFEGVYEFSKNFRNEGMDRTHNPEFTCMEIYVSYKDYNWMMDFTEKMLEKICVDVNGTTEVKMGDKAISFKAPFKKVTMLDSIKEFTGYDLSGKGEDEIREVCKKLKMEINDTMGKGKLIDEIFGEFCEGNYIQPTFITDYPVEMSPLTKKHRTNPELTERFELMVNGKELCNAYSELNDPIDQLERFQDQLNLSEKGDDEAMFIDMDFVRALEYGMPPTSGMGIGMDRLVMLMTGQTTIQEVLFFPQMRPEKSTKKDSVSKYVALGISEEWVPVIQKAGYNLVEDMKDVNPQKLHQDICGVNKKYKLELANPSVNDVTEWIKRLNS; this is encoded by the coding sequence ATGAACATATTAGAATTAAGTGAACAGGAAATCATTCGCCGCAACAGCTTGAATGAACTTCGCGCAATGGGCATCGAACCTTACCCCGCAGCCGAGTATGTAACTAATGCTTTCTCTACAGATATAAAAGCCGAATTTAAAGAAGGTGAAGAGGGAGAACCTCGTCAAGTATGTATTGCAGGACGCATGATGAGTCGCCGTGTAATGGGGAAAGCTTCTTTTATTGAGTTGCAAGATTCAAAGGGGCGCATTCAGGTATATGTAACCCGAGACGACATTTGTCCGGAAGAGAATAAAGACTTATATACCACTGTGTTCAAACGCTTACTCGATTTAGGCGACTTTATAGGTATTGAAGGTTTTGTGTTTAAAACGCAAATGGGCGAAATCAGTATTCATGCCCGGAAACTTACTATACTGGGCAAATCGATCAAACCGCTTCCTACAGTAAAGTATAAAGACGGTGTTGTTTTCGATTCTTTCGAAGATCCCGAAATGCGTTACCGCCAACGCTATGTTGATTTAGTTGTGAATGATGGCGTAAAAGAGATCTTTATTAAAAGAAACAAAGTCTATACATCCATGCGCGATTTCTTTAACGAGAGAGGGTACATGGAAGTGGAAACTCCGATTTTGCAGGCAATTCCCGGCGGAGCCGCAGCCAGACCATTTATGACGCATCACAATGCACTTGATATACCTTTGTATCTGCGTATTGCCGACGAACTTTATCTGAAGAGACTTATCGTTGGCGGATTTGAAGGGGTTTATGAGTTTTCAAAGAACTTCCGTAACGAAGGTATGGACCGCACACATAATCCGGAGTTTACGTGTATGGAGATATATGTATCCTATAAGGATTATAACTGGATGATGGATTTCACCGAGAAGATGCTTGAAAAAATCTGCGTCGATGTAAATGGAACAACCGAAGTAAAAATGGGAGATAAGGCCATTAGCTTTAAAGCTCCGTTTAAGAAGGTTACGATGCTTGACTCTATTAAGGAATTTACCGGTTATGATTTATCCGGTAAGGGAGAAGATGAGATACGTGAAGTCTGCAAGAAGCTCAAGATGGAGATTAACGACACGATGGGCAAAGGCAAACTTATTGATGAGATCTTTGGTGAATTCTGCGAAGGGAATTACATACAACCTACGTTTATTACTGACTATCCGGTAGAGATGTCTCCACTTACCAAAAAACATCGCACTAATCCGGAACTGACGGAGCGCTTTGAATTAATGGTTAATGGAAAAGAATTGTGTAATGCCTATTCTGAGTTGAATGATCCGATAGATCAGTTGGAACGTTTTCAGGACCAGCTTAATCTTAGTGAGAAGGGAGATGACGAAGCAATGTTTATCGACATGGATTTTGTGCGTGCGTTAGAGTATGGCATGCCTCCTACATCCGGTATGGGTATCGGCATGGATCGTCTGGTAATGCTTATGACAGGACAAACAACCATTCAGGAAGTTCTTTTCTTTCCACAGATGCGTCCCGAAAAGAGCACAAAGAAAGATTCGGTTAGCAAATATGTTGCACTGGGAATATCTGAAGAATGGGTGCCCGTTATTCAGAAAGCAGGCTATAACTTGGTAGAGGATATGAAAGATGTCAATCCGCAAAAGCTACATCAGGATATTTGTGGAGTGAATAAGAAATACAAATTAGAGTTAGCCAACCCATCGGTGAATGATGTAACCGAATGGATTAAGAGACTTAATTCGTAA
- a CDS encoding NAD(P)H-dependent glycerol-3-phosphate dehydrogenase, whose translation MKLPGRIAIMGGGSWATAIAKMILVQEESINWYMRREDRIADFKRLGHNPAYLTGVKFDTKRINFCSNINDVVRDSDTLVFVTPSPYLKSHLKKLKTRIKDKFIITAIKGIVPDDNLIISEYFVKEYGVLDENIAVLGGPCHAEEVALERLSYLTIACPDKDKARMFARKLGSSYIKTSISDDVIGIEYSSVLKNVYAIAAGICSGLKYGDNFQAVLISNAVQEMNRFLNTVYPLNRNVDDSVYLGDLLVTSYSNFSRNRTFGTMIGKGYSVKSAQIEMEMIAEGYYGTKCVKEINKHHHVNMPILDAVYNILYERISPAIEIKLLTDSFR comes from the coding sequence ATGAAATTACCCGGTAGGATAGCTATAATGGGAGGGGGAAGCTGGGCTACGGCCATAGCGAAAATGATATTAGTTCAGGAGGAATCTATAAACTGGTATATGCGGCGTGAAGATCGTATTGCCGATTTTAAGCGACTTGGGCACAATCCCGCTTATCTCACAGGAGTTAAGTTCGATACCAAGCGCATTAACTTTTGTTCCAATATTAATGATGTTGTTCGAGACTCTGACACACTTGTTTTTGTTACTCCGTCTCCTTACTTAAAATCTCATCTCAAGAAACTAAAGACGCGGATAAAAGATAAATTCATTATTACGGCTATTAAGGGCATCGTGCCCGACGATAATCTTATTATATCGGAATACTTCGTTAAGGAATATGGAGTGTTGGATGAGAATATAGCCGTTTTGGGAGGTCCTTGTCATGCCGAAGAAGTAGCTTTGGAGCGCCTTTCATACCTGACGATTGCTTGTCCGGATAAAGATAAAGCCCGTATGTTTGCTCGTAAGCTGGGGAGTAGTTATATTAAAACATCTATTAGTGATGACGTTATAGGCATTGAGTACAGTTCTGTATTGAAGAATGTATATGCTATTGCAGCAGGTATTTGCAGCGGACTAAAATATGGTGATAACTTTCAGGCGGTGCTGATATCGAATGCGGTGCAGGAAATGAACCGCTTTTTGAATACGGTGTATCCGCTGAACAGAAACGTGGATGATTCTGTTTACCTGGGAGACTTGTTGGTTACCAGTTACTCTAACTTCAGTCGTAACCGTACTTTTGGGACAATGATTGGAAAAGGATACTCAGTGAAGAGTGCGCAAATTGAAATGGAAATGATTGCTGAAGGCTATTACGGCACTAAATGTGTAAAGGAAATAAATAAGCATCATCATGTGAATATGCCGATACTTGATGCGGTTTATAATATTTTGTATGAGCGTATTTCTCCTGCAATTGAAATAAAACTTCTCACGGACTCGTTCAGATAA
- a CDS encoding glucose-6-phosphate isomerase, which yields MISLNIEKTFGFISKEKVFAYEAQVKAAQEALEKGTGKGNDFLGWVHLPSSITTEHLKDIKATAQILRENCDFVIVAGIGGSYLGARAVIEALTNSFTWLQEKKTAPVIIYAGHNIGEDYLHELTQFLTDKKFGLINISKSGTTTETALAFRLLKKQCEDQRGKEMARKVIVAITDAKKGAARITADKEGYKSFIIPDNVGGRFSVLTPVGLLPIAVAGFDIEKLVAGACDMEKACGQDVPFAENPAAIYAATRNELYKSGKKIEILVNFNPKLHYVGEWWKQLYGESEGKENKGIFPAAVDFSTDLHSMGQWIQEGERTIYETVISVEKPNHKMLVPSDEANLDGLNFLAGKRVDEVNKMAELGTQLAHVDGGVPNIRIVLPELNEYGIGQLLYFFEIACGISGYILGVNPFNQPGVEAYKKNMFALLNKPGYEAESKAIQAKL from the coding sequence ATGATTAGTTTGAATATTGAAAAGACTTTCGGATTCATCTCCAAAGAAAAAGTTTTCGCCTATGAGGCTCAGGTAAAGGCTGCACAGGAAGCATTGGAGAAAGGTACCGGAAAAGGAAATGACTTTCTTGGTTGGGTGCACTTGCCTTCTTCTATTACTACAGAACACCTGAAGGATATAAAGGCTACCGCGCAAATACTTAGAGAGAATTGCGACTTCGTTATTGTTGCAGGTATTGGTGGGAGTTACCTTGGGGCACGTGCCGTTATTGAGGCGTTGACTAATAGCTTTACCTGGTTGCAGGAAAAGAAAACGGCTCCGGTGATTATCTATGCAGGGCATAACATTGGGGAAGATTATTTGCACGAGCTTACTCAGTTCCTTACGGATAAGAAGTTCGGACTTATTAATATATCTAAATCGGGCACAACGACAGAAACAGCTCTTGCTTTTCGGTTATTGAAAAAACAATGTGAAGATCAACGTGGTAAAGAAATGGCCCGAAAGGTTATTGTTGCCATTACAGATGCTAAAAAGGGTGCTGCCCGTATTACGGCAGACAAAGAGGGATATAAGTCGTTTATCATTCCTGATAATGTAGGCGGACGCTTCTCGGTACTTACTCCCGTAGGTTTGTTGCCTATTGCCGTGGCCGGATTTGATATAGAGAAACTGGTTGCCGGTGCTTGCGATATGGAAAAAGCCTGTGGCCAGGATGTTCCTTTTGCCGAGAATCCTGCGGCTATTTATGCGGCTACACGCAACGAACTCTACAAGAGTGGTAAGAAAATAGAAATTCTCGTAAACTTTAATCCGAAACTTCACTATGTTGGCGAATGGTGGAAACAACTCTACGGAGAATCGGAGGGAAAAGAGAACAAAGGAATATTCCCTGCTGCCGTCGATTTCTCTACCGATCTTCATTCTATGGGACAATGGATTCAGGAAGGCGAGCGCACTATTTATGAAACAGTGATTTCTGTTGAAAAGCCGAACCACAAAATGCTTGTCCCTTCGGATGAGGCCAATCTTGATGGACTGAACTTCCTTGCCGGTAAGCGGGTGGATGAGGTTAATAAGATGGCAGAACTGGGTACTCAGTTGGCTCATGTAGACGGAGGCGTTCCTAATATTCGTATTGTGCTGCCGGAATTGAATGAATACGGCATCGGTCAGCTGCTTTATTTCTTTGAGATAGCTTGTGGCATCAGCGGATACATTTTAGGAGTGAATCCATTCAATCAGCCGGGTGTGGAAGCGTATAAGAAAAACATGTTTGCTTTGTTAAACAAACCGGGTTACGAAGCAGAATCAAAAGCTATTCAGGCAAAGCTTTAA
- a CDS encoding HAD-IA family hydrolase encodes MFQEAIKHYLTAHHYDSIDLKSVLFDMDGVLFNSMPYHADAWYKVMAARGLNLSREEAYMHEGRTGSGTINIVCQRQWKRHATPEEIEEIYSEKTVEFNKNPPAERMPGAWEVLKKVKEAQLIPTVVTGSGQGSLLNKLEQNFPGMFRPELMVTAFDVKYGKPNPEPYLMALEKGGLKPNEAIVIENAPLGVAAGVGAGIFTIAVNTGPLAPEVLLGEGADILFPSMLSLCEAWEELVGTLHSFSSRKAD; translated from the coding sequence ATGTTTCAAGAAGCGATTAAACACTATCTTACTGCGCATCATTATGATTCTATTGACTTAAAGTCTGTTCTGTTTGATATGGATGGGGTACTTTTCAACTCTATGCCTTATCATGCCGATGCCTGGTACAAAGTGATGGCAGCCCGCGGATTAAATCTGAGTAGGGAAGAAGCTTATATGCACGAAGGACGCACCGGTTCGGGAACAATTAATATTGTTTGCCAGCGCCAGTGGAAGCGCCACGCAACCCCCGAAGAAATAGAAGAAATATACAGTGAAAAAACGGTTGAATTCAATAAAAACCCTCCGGCCGAACGCATGCCCGGGGCATGGGAGGTTCTTAAAAAAGTAAAAGAGGCTCAGTTGATTCCGACTGTGGTAACCGGATCGGGACAGGGGTCATTGCTAAACAAACTCGAACAAAACTTTCCCGGAATGTTTCGCCCCGAACTTATGGTTACGGCTTTCGATGTAAAATATGGCAAGCCTAATCCCGAACCCTATCTCATGGCATTGGAAAAAGGAGGTTTAAAGCCTAACGAAGCTATCGTGATAGAGAATGCTCCGCTTGGAGTGGCTGCCGGTGTGGGTGCCGGTATCTTCACCATTGCCGTAAACACAGGGCCACTTGCTCCTGAGGTTTTACTTGGCGAAGGAGCCGATATACTTTTCCCTTCTATGCTAAGTCTTTGCGAGGCATGGGAAGAGCTAGTCGGAACTCTTCATTCTTTCTCTTCCCGGAAAGCAGACTAG
- the asnA gene encoding aspartate--ammonia ligase, producing the protein MSYLIKPQNYTPLLDLKQTELGIKQIKEFFQMNLSSELRLRRVTAPLFVLKGTGINDDLNGVERPVSFPIKDLGESQAEVVHSLAKWKRVTLADYHIEPGYGIYTDMNAIRPDEELGNLHSLYVDQWDWERVITRADRNVDFLKEIVGRIYAAMIRTEYMVYEMYPQIKPCLPQKIHFIHSEELKQLYPDMEPKERENRVTKEYGAVFIIGIGGKLSDGKKHDGRAPDYDDYSTVGPTGFPGLNGDILLWDEVLQRAIELSSMGIRVDKEALQRQLKEEGEEKRLALYFHKRLMNDTLPLSIGGGIGQSRLCMYYLRKAHIGEIQASIWPEEMRKECERLQMPLI; encoded by the coding sequence ATGAGTTATCTAATTAAACCTCAGAATTACACACCCTTGCTCGACTTGAAGCAAACCGAACTTGGTATTAAACAAATAAAAGAATTCTTTCAGATGAACTTGTCATCTGAATTGCGGTTGAGACGTGTAACCGCTCCGCTTTTTGTGCTGAAAGGCACGGGCATCAATGATGATTTGAACGGCGTGGAGCGTCCGGTTTCTTTTCCCATTAAAGACCTTGGCGAATCTCAGGCCGAAGTCGTGCATTCGCTGGCTAAATGGAAAAGAGTGACGTTGGCCGATTATCACATCGAGCCGGGTTATGGTATCTACACCGACATGAACGCCATCCGCCCCGATGAGGAGTTAGGCAATCTCCATTCTCTGTATGTCGACCAATGGGACTGGGAAAGAGTGATTACCCGTGCCGACCGGAATGTTGATTTCCTGAAAGAAATAGTCGGGCGCATTTATGCCGCAATGATTCGTACGGAGTACATGGTTTACGAAATGTATCCGCAGATAAAACCTTGCCTGCCGCAAAAAATACATTTCATTCATTCCGAAGAGTTGAAGCAATTGTATCCGGACATGGAGCCGAAGGAGAGGGAAAATAGAGTAACAAAGGAATATGGTGCCGTATTTATTATCGGCATAGGCGGCAAGTTGAGCGACGGTAAGAAGCACGACGGGCGCGCACCCGATTATGATGATTATAGCACCGTGGGGCCAACCGGATTTCCGGGACTAAACGGTGACATCTTATTGTGGGACGAAGTGTTGCAGCGTGCCATTGAACTCTCGTCCATGGGTATACGTGTCGACAAAGAGGCTTTGCAAAGACAGTTGAAAGAAGAAGGAGAAGAAAAAAGATTAGCCTTGTATTTTCATAAACGATTGATGAACGATACACTTCCTTTATCTATCGGCGGAGGAATCGGGCAATCGCGCCTCTGCATGTACTACTTGCGCAAAGCACATATCGGAGAAATACAGGCCAGTATTTGGCCCGAAGAAATGAGAAAAGAATGCGAAAGGCTTCAGATGCCATTGATTTAA
- the ung gene encoding uracil-DNA glycosylase, which translates to MNVQIEESWKKRLLPEFEKDYFRDLTDFVKSEYIQYAVYPPGKLIFNAFNLCPFDKVKVVIIGQDPYHGPGQAHGLCFSVNDGVPFPPSLVNIFKEIKSDIGTEAPGSGSLARWAEQGILLLNATLTVRARQAGSHQNKGWETFTDAAIRVLGEEREHLVFILWGAYAQKKGAFIDRNKHLVLTSAHPSPFSAYNGFFGNKHFSKTNEYLKAHEETEIVW; encoded by the coding sequence ATGAATGTTCAGATAGAAGAAAGCTGGAAGAAACGCTTATTGCCCGAATTTGAGAAAGACTATTTCCGCGACCTTACGGATTTTGTGAAAAGTGAATACATACAGTACGCTGTATATCCTCCGGGCAAACTCATATTCAATGCTTTTAACTTATGTCCTTTCGATAAAGTAAAAGTGGTTATCATTGGTCAGGATCCCTATCATGGGCCCGGTCAGGCTCATGGTTTGTGCTTTTCGGTAAATGATGGCGTGCCTTTTCCTCCGTCGCTTGTTAATATCTTTAAAGAGATAAAAAGCGATATTGGCACAGAGGCACCGGGGTCGGGCAGTTTAGCCCGCTGGGCGGAACAGGGCATCTTACTTTTAAATGCCACGCTTACAGTACGTGCCCGTCAGGCGGGTTCGCATCAAAATAAAGGGTGGGAGACTTTCACCGACGCCGCAATAAGAGTCTTGGGCGAGGAACGGGAACATCTGGTGTTTATTCTTTGGGGTGCGTATGCGCAGAAAAAGGGAGCTTTTATTGATCGCAATAAGCACCTTGTGCTAACTTCGGCTCATCCTTCTCCATTCTCAGCCTATAACGGTTTCTTTGGGAATAAGCATTTTAGTAAGACGAATGAGTATCTGAAAGCTCATGAAGAGACTGAAATTGTATGGTAA
- a CDS encoding putative LPS assembly protein LptD, whose product MAPLKANTIISFILLFVLLTLPEEVVSQHRRQNAIPGNALIGDTIKRDSVNNNSQTNLQSVKKKQPLDAPVVYEANDSIVFTQGGYAHLYGQGKVNYEKIELGAQIISMNMDSSTVYARGVADSLGVMQGTPVFKDGETPYETKTIRYNFKSKRGLISNIVSQQGEGYVTGNNAKKGADDELFMINGRYTTCDHHDHPHFYLQLSRAKVRPKKNVVTGPAYLVVEDVPLPIWVPFFFFPFSSSYSSGFIMPTYMDDSNRGFGLTGGGYYFALNDNMDLKVLGDVYTKGSWALGVETNYNKRYKYSGSLQANYQVTKTGDKGMPDYLVAKDFKVVWSHRQDAKASPNSTFSASVNFATSSYERTNINNLYNSQLLTQGTKTSSVSYSRSFPDKGLTISSTFNIAQTLRDSSVAITLPDLNISLSRIYPFKRKKAVGDERWYEKISLSYTGRLTNSINTKDNMLFKSNLVKDWTNGMNHNIPISATFSLFKYLNVTPTFNYTERWYTRKVMRGWDEEANREVATDTIYGFHRVYNYNASIGISTKLYGMYKPLFAKSKEIQIRHVITPQISISAAPDFGSSKYGYYKSYTHLNSENQLDTVTYSPYAGQPFGVPGQGKQGVVSFDVSNNLEMKYKASNDSIRKVSLIDELGASISYNTAAATRPWSDLSMRLRLKLSKSYTFNLNSSFATYAYQFDKKGNVIVGDRTEWSYGRFGRFQGWGSSFNYSFNNDTWKKWFGPKDEKADEKNKEKKDGEKPNSETDTEGGGNSTEKKVEKTKVDADGYQMFSMPWSFNVNYSFNIREDTSKPINEKSMRYPYTYTQTLNASGNIKISNRWSMSFNSGYDFEYHKITQTSFTISRDLHCWNMSASVSPIGTYRYYNFTIRANASILQDLKWEQRSQTQSNIQWY is encoded by the coding sequence ATGGCGCCATTGAAAGCAAATACAATTATATCATTCATACTACTGTTTGTTTTGTTGACACTTCCCGAAGAGGTTGTATCTCAGCACAGAAGACAAAACGCCATTCCGGGTAATGCGCTCATTGGTGATACCATAAAGAGAGATTCTGTAAATAATAACTCTCAAACCAATCTTCAATCAGTCAAAAAAAAACAACCCCTTGATGCTCCTGTAGTATATGAGGCAAATGATTCTATTGTTTTTACCCAAGGCGGGTATGCTCATCTTTACGGACAAGGCAAAGTTAATTATGAGAAAATAGAGTTGGGCGCTCAGATTATTTCAATGAATATGGATAGCAGTACGGTTTATGCCCGCGGTGTGGCCGACTCATTAGGAGTAATGCAAGGCACTCCTGTGTTTAAAGACGGTGAAACGCCCTATGAAACAAAAACGATCCGCTATAACTTTAAGAGTAAAAGAGGTCTGATCAGTAATATTGTCAGCCAGCAAGGCGAAGGATACGTAACCGGAAACAATGCAAAAAAAGGGGCCGACGACGAGCTTTTTATGATTAACGGACGATACACGACTTGCGATCATCACGATCATCCCCACTTTTACCTTCAGCTGAGCCGCGCCAAGGTGCGTCCCAAAAAGAATGTAGTTACCGGACCGGCTTATTTAGTGGTAGAAGATGTGCCTTTGCCTATTTGGGTACCTTTTTTCTTTTTCCCTTTCTCCAGCAGCTATTCTTCAGGGTTTATTATGCCTACCTATATGGATGATTCGAACCGGGGATTCGGTTTAACAGGCGGTGGTTACTATTTTGCCCTCAATGATAATATGGATTTAAAAGTGCTGGGTGATGTATATACGAAAGGTTCATGGGCACTGGGTGTTGAGACTAATTACAACAAACGATATAAATATTCCGGCTCGTTGCAAGCCAACTATCAGGTAACGAAAACGGGAGATAAAGGCATGCCCGATTACCTGGTCGCTAAAGATTTCAAGGTAGTGTGGTCTCACAGGCAGGATGCGAAAGCAAGTCCTAACAGCACTTTCTCGGCCAGCGTCAATTTTGCAACCAGTAGTTACGAACGAACAAATATAAATAACTTGTATAACTCGCAGTTACTAACTCAGGGCACCAAAACGTCCAGTGTCAGTTATTCGCGTAGCTTTCCCGACAAGGGCCTGACGATATCGAGTACTTTCAACATTGCTCAAACATTACGCGATTCTTCGGTTGCAATAACCCTACCCGATCTCAATATTTCGCTAAGTCGCATATATCCGTTTAAACGTAAAAAGGCAGTGGGCGATGAGCGTTGGTATGAAAAGATATCACTTAGCTACACCGGACGTTTGACGAATAGCATTAACACAAAAGACAATATGCTGTTTAAGTCGAATCTTGTCAAGGATTGGACAAATGGAATGAATCACAATATTCCGATCAGTGCTACTTTTTCGCTCTTTAAGTACCTGAATGTTACGCCTACATTTAATTACACCGAAAGGTGGTATACCCGAAAAGTAATGCGGGGTTGGGACGAAGAAGCCAACAGAGAAGTGGCTACAGATACTATTTATGGCTTTCATCGGGTATATAATTATAATGCCAGCATCGGAATAAGCACCAAACTTTATGGTATGTATAAACCACTATTTGCCAAAAGCAAAGAGATACAGATACGCCACGTCATTACTCCTCAAATTAGCATCAGTGCTGCGCCCGACTTCGGATCGTCTAAGTATGGCTATTACAAATCATATACCCACCTCAATTCGGAGAATCAACTGGACACGGTAACTTATTCGCCTTATGCGGGACAACCCTTTGGTGTGCCCGGACAAGGTAAACAAGGAGTCGTTAGTTTCGATGTTTCCAATAATCTTGAAATGAAGTATAAGGCCAGCAATGATTCCATCCGCAAAGTTAGCCTGATTGATGAATTGGGAGCCAGCATCTCTTACAATACGGCTGCGGCAACTAGACCATGGAGCGATTTATCGATGCGTCTGCGTTTGAAACTATCCAAGAGCTACACCTTTAATCTCAATTCTTCTTTTGCTACCTATGCCTATCAGTTTGATAAGAAGGGGAATGTAATAGTGGGTGACCGGACGGAATGGTCTTACGGACGTTTCGGACGTTTTCAGGGATGGGGCTCTTCCTTTAACTATAGTTTCAATAATGATACCTGGAAAAAATGGTTTGGCCCTAAAGATGAAAAAGCAGACGAGAAGAATAAAGAGAAGAAAGATGGAGAAAAACCAAACTCGGAAACCGACACAGAAGGAGGAGGAAACAGTACTGAAAAGAAAGTAGAAAAGACAAAAGTGGATGCCGACGGATATCAGATGTTTTCGATGCCCTGGTCATTCAACGTAAACTACTCTTTCAATATACGCGAAGATACGTCAAAGCCTATTAATGAAAAATCGATGCGCTATCCGTATACATATACACAAACGCTAAACGCATCGGGCAATATAAAAATATCGAATCGTTGGAGCATGAGCTTTAACTCAGGGTATGACTTTGAATATCATAAAATAACTCAGACTTCCTTTACTATCTCAAGGGATTTACATTGCTGGAACATGTCGGCCAGTGTTTCTCCGATAGGAACATATAGGTACTACAACTTTACCATCCGCGCCAATGCCAGCATTTTGCAGGATTTAAAGTGGGAACAGCGTAGCCAAACGCAAAGTAACATTCAGTGGTATTAA
- a CDS encoding phosphohydrolase — translation MRIIELIYKYYPYSDELRNILLAHSRSVSRKALSIACRHPELNLDKVFLAEASMLHDIGIFLTDAPGICCHGTYPYICHGFLGADLVREAGMPRHALVCERHTGAGLSLNDIIGHNLPVPHRSMIPQSMEEQVICFSDKFFSKSHLDKEKSVEGARKSILKHGEEGVVRFDHWCELFL, via the coding sequence ATGCGCATTATCGAATTGATCTATAAATATTACCCCTACTCTGATGAGCTCAGGAACATATTACTTGCACACAGCCGCTCCGTTAGCCGTAAAGCTTTGTCCATAGCCTGCCGCCATCCGGAACTGAACCTCGATAAGGTATTTCTGGCAGAAGCTTCCATGCTTCACGACATCGGCATCTTTCTTACGGATGCTCCCGGAATCTGTTGCCATGGTACATACCCGTACATCTGCCACGGTTTTCTAGGAGCCGATTTAGTACGCGAGGCCGGTATGCCCCGACATGCACTTGTGTGCGAACGCCATACCGGAGCCGGCCTATCTTTGAACGATATAATAGGACATAATCTCCCTGTACCTCATCGCAGTATGATTCCGCAAAGCATGGAAGAGCAGGTTATTTGTTTTTCCGACAAATTCTTTTCTAAAAGTCATCTAGATAAAGAAAAGAGTGTAGAAGGGGCACGTAAGAGTATATTAAAGCACGGAGAAGAGGGAGTGGTCCGTTTTGACCATTGGTGTGAATTGTTTTTGTAA
- a CDS encoding mechanosensitive ion channel family protein, translating into MNIQEFLNLTVFGVSIKGPIEFLFKVLIIYVITQSAVSLVRFLFRRSHNKNGNAFLEKTTASFLQRISVYSIYIIGGAIFLSLIPGMEKVGNSILAGAGIMAMAVGFASQEALSNFISGLFIVFSKPFRIGDVIKLDDIVTGTVSEITLRHTIIRSLENRLIIIPNSKINSSTIINSTLSQQDICSFIEVGVSYDTDLDKAISLMREEVMQHPLLIDHRTAEDKDNNVPQVMVRVISLGDSSITLRAWAWADSSKDAFSMKCDLLKSIKERYDKEGIEIPYPYSNVIIRK; encoded by the coding sequence ATGAACATACAAGAGTTTTTAAACCTGACTGTCTTTGGCGTTTCAATTAAAGGGCCCATAGAGTTTCTTTTCAAAGTACTGATTATATATGTGATAACACAAAGTGCCGTATCTTTGGTGAGGTTTTTGTTTCGCCGTTCGCACAATAAGAATGGGAATGCTTTTTTAGAGAAAACGACAGCTAGTTTTCTGCAGCGAATCAGTGTCTATTCCATTTATATCATAGGGGGAGCTATTTTCTTATCCCTGATTCCGGGTATGGAGAAAGTAGGCAATTCGATACTTGCCGGTGCCGGTATTATGGCTATGGCGGTGGGCTTTGCTTCGCAAGAAGCTCTTTCTAATTTTATAAGTGGATTGTTTATTGTCTTTAGTAAGCCGTTCCGAATTGGAGATGTAATAAAGCTGGATGATATCGTAACAGGGACTGTATCCGAAATAACGTTGAGGCATACCATCATCCGAAGTCTTGAAAACAGATTGATTATTATTCCCAACAGCAAAATAAATTCGAGTACGATCATTAACTCAACATTGAGTCAACAAGATATCTGTAGTTTCATCGAGGTAGGTGTATCGTATGATACAGACCTGGATAAGGCCATTTCGTTGATGCGTGAAGAAGTAATGCAACATCCTTTGTTGATTGACCATCGAACTGCCGAAGATAAAGACAATAATGTGCCACAAGTCATGGTACGCGTTATTAGCTTGGGCGATTCTTCTATTACATTGAGAGCATGGGCTTGGGCCGATAGTTCTAAAGATGCCTTTTCTATGAAATGTGATCTGCTAAAATCTATAAAAGAGCGTTACGATAAAGAAGGCATAGAGATTCCTTATCCATATAGCAATGTTATAATCAGAAAATAG